Proteins encoded together in one Telopea speciosissima isolate NSW1024214 ecotype Mountain lineage chromosome 6, Tspe_v1, whole genome shotgun sequence window:
- the LOC122663974 gene encoding UDP-glycosyltransferase 91C1-like has translation MAKDLHVVLVPYAAFGHLLPFFHLSVALAKAGIRVSFISTPINIQRLPKLPSELSAFINLVAFPLPVVDGSSLPEGAEATLDVSSEKEKDLMAAYDLLCHPFKQFIANESPNWIGVDIFPHWAIDIADDFHVPVFLFSAFSAATMAFAGPPEFLTEHGLKKVRPSPESLTSPPEWITFPSSVAVRRGPEAIGCYFFYNMVLGKRLPKILKNCKAVALRSFKEIEGDYLEVLTKIFQKPVFPLGLFLPDQLAAEQRDYGEEWVKTFNWLDQQKPKSVVFVTFGSTCKLSKDQVDEIAYGLELSNLPFLWSLIKPEKASELTEDFDILPPSFKKNTAGRGLVCMGWSPQLEILANPAIGGTLFHAGWGSVIENLRYGHRLIVLPLVFDQIYNARLLVDKGMAVQVEQNEDGSFSRDGIAECLRQAMVSEEGNRIGLKVAEAVAAVVDQEHYVGEFVQYLKNDVATQN, from the coding sequence ATGGCTAAAGATTTGCATGTAGTTCTGGTTCCATATGCAGCCTTTGGCCATTTGCTTCCATTCTTCCATCTCTCCGTGGCTTTGGCCAAAGCTGGGATCCGTGTTTCCTTCATTTCTACCCCTATAAACATCCAAAGACTCCCAAAACTACCATCAGAATTATCTGCTTTCATAAACTTAGTGGCATTTCCGCTCCCGGTAGTCGACGGCAGTTCCTTACCGGAAGGTGCCGAGGCCACCTTGGATGTTTCttcagagaaggagaaggactTAATGGCTGCCTATGATCTTTTGTGTCATCCCTTTAAGCAATTCATCGCCAATGAATCACCCAATTGGATAGGTGTTGATATCTTCCCGCATTGGGCAATTGACATTGCCGACGATTTCCATGTTCCAGTTTTCTTATTTTCCGCCTTCTCGGCTGCCACCATGGCCTTTGCCGGGCCACCGGAGTTTTTAACGGAACATGGCCTAAAAAAGGTCCGTCCATCACCGGAATCACTGACATCACCGCCTGAGTGGATCACTTTTCCATCATCGGTTGCCGTCCGGCGTGGCCCCGAAGCCATTGGCTGCTATTTCTTTTACAATATGGTGTTGGGTAAGCGATTACCTAAAATTCTAAAGAACTGCAAGGCCGTGGCCCTTCGTAGCTTCAAGGAAATTGAAGGTGACTACTTGGAAGTACTTACGAAGATCTTCCAGAAGCCAGTAtttcctttggggttatttctacCGGATCAGCTAGCTGCTGAGCAAAGAGATTATGGTGAGGAGTGGGTTAAAACATTTAATTGGCTTGATCAACAAAAACCCAAGTCTGTTGTGTTTGTAACTTTTGGAAGTACATGTAAATTAAGCAAAGATCAAGTTGATGAGATAGCTTATGGACTAGAGCTTTCCAATCTACCATTTCTATGGTCACTTATCAAACCTGAAAAGGCATCTGAACTTACCGAAGATTTCGACATTTTACCTCCAAGCTTCAAAAAGAATACGGCCGGCCGAGGTTTGGTGTGCATGGGATGGTCTCCTCAACTGGAAATTCTAGCAAACCCAGCCATTGGAGGAACTTTGTTTCATGCTGGGTGGGGTTCTGTGATAGAGAATCTCAGGTATGGTCATCGACTCATTGTCTTGCCACTGGTTTTCGATCAAATATATAATGCAAGATTGTTGGTGGACAAGGGTATGGCTGTCCAAGTTGAGCAAAATGAAGATGGGTCATTTAGTAGGGATGGCATTGCCGAGTGTCTGAGGCAAGCCATGGTGTCAGAAGAAGGGAACAGGATAGGCCTCAAAGTAGCAGaagctgttgctgctgttgttgaTCAAGAGCACTACGTAGGTGAGTTTGTCCAGTATCTGAAGAATGATGTTGCAACACAAAATTGA